The proteins below are encoded in one region of Helianthus annuus cultivar XRQ/B chromosome 2, HanXRQr2.0-SUNRISE, whole genome shotgun sequence:
- the LOC110888027 gene encoding uncharacterized protein LOC110888027, translated as MTIPEDKSSSSKPDDQHPKTLHPAYSVSNIQSKIRVLDGTSITYSSWVKLFKFHAIAYRVLNHIDDTPAPATTDPNYSEWKELDALVSQWIYCTVSDDLLTRILDTEASARTSWLKLEKIFLSNKKAKAAALETRFVNLTLAACSSVEDYCKQLKDLANQLEDVDQPITESRLVLQLVCGLSQEFDTTASLINSQDAG; from the coding sequence ATGACCATACCCGAAGACAAATCTTCATCTTCCAAACCCGATGACCAGCATCCTAAAACCCTTCACCCTGCTTACTCTGTTTCGAATATCCAGTCCAAAATTCGAGTTCTTGATGGTACCTCTATTACCTATTCCTCCTGGGTAAAATTATTCAAATTCCACGCTATCGCATACAGGGTCCTAAACCACATCGACGACACACCAGCCCCCGCAACCACAGATCCAAATTATTCGGAGTGGAAGGAATTGGATGCTTTAGTCTCTCAGTGGATATATTGCACGGTCTCTGATGATCTGCTGACCAGAATTCTCGACACTGAAGCTTCGGCTCGAACCAGTTGGCTAAAACTAGAGAAAATCTTTCTGAGCAATAAGAAAGCCAAAGCTGCAGCACTTGAAACCCGGTTTGTAAATCTCACACTCGCAGCCTGTAGTTCTGTTGAAGATTATTGCAAGCAACTAAAAGACTTGGCCAATCAATTGGAAGATGTTGACCAACCGATTACAGAATCACGCTTGGTACTGCAGTTGGTTTGTGGGCTTTCCCAAGAATTCGATACTACTGCCTCGTTAATTAATTCCCAAGATGCTGGCTAG